The Solanum pennellii chromosome 7, SPENNV200 DNA segment ATTCTAACATATTGGAACTGCATTCATCATCcaacaaaactaaaaaagagATTACATACAAAATTACAGAATGGGTTAAGAGATTAACAGCAGAACAAAATTGACAGCTATATTGTAACTTAATCTAGAGTTTCATCCTTCTTGGCTGATTTTGTTCCGAAAGCGATGAAATTAACACTGATGTCATCGGACAAGGACCAGCGACCCGTCAAAGGGTTGTATACAAATCCAGCCATCTCTTGCACCTGTAAAATGCAGAAAGCTACTGTTTCAAATGGGCGCAAACTGATAGATATTGACTTCATTAAGATATAGGTGAAAAACAGAGATGCATGTTAATCCACTTGCCGATATAGAAGCGCGCTGAAGAATGAGGACTAGTTCTTCTGGGGTTAGAAAGCTTGACCATTGATGTGTACCTTTTGGAAGCTGTATAGTCCAGTTATAACATTAGCAATTTGCAATTGTACAACCCTCCAAAAAGAAATGCAagaaacacacacacacagacattGGAAGCATGGCTGACAAGAACACAACAATCAGTAGAAAATTGCCTTTTGACATGGCTGCTCTCATGTACAGATAATGCTAGTATATATCATCGAGATGAATCCTAAAAAATAGAGCAAAATGAGTCCTCAAACGTAATTGGAATACTTTGAAGCATAATCAAATTTGAATCAAGGACATAACATGCTTAACAGAATTGTTGCAATTTACACTcgtaataaataaagaaaaattacatGCTCCAACATAAATTGGAAGTTCGATTTGTGCGAGAGAATAACAATACATAGAACTATCTAGACACACCTTTCATACACCTTCCTCTATATATTCAAAGTGAACTAGCAAATCTCACATGCACAAATATCATATATGCATATCTATGGGAGCATTTAAGTTTTGCAAGGCATCAACCAAAAATTACCAATAGAATTTAGAAGATCCACTAAATATATTTACCCAATGTAGGAGATACTCTGCTGCAACGATTGCCGTTGCATATGCTCTCATTGAACGATTAATTGTTGATATCACTGTAGCACCACCAGGAATGGTCAACGCTGATAATGATTTGCAGAATCCAGCAGGATCTGCTACATGCTCAATCACCTACAAAAGAGGCAGAATAAGATACACATACTAGAAGAGATCAGATCGGAAGTTGGGTCCTCTTAAGAGGGGAGATTAGAATACTTCGATGTTGCCCCAGTTGTTACATTTTTACTTCACCAGTCAGAATTCCTTAGATACACATACTAGAAGAGATCATATCACATACATCCCTCCATCTGTGTCAGTATCTGGCCCTGTGTAACAGACCTGTGAGAGCTCTAAAAGCCTCCAATTACTAGAATTTCTAAAAGATGGTCAGGTAAGCTGCGGACCTTGACTTTTCTAACGGATACCTGCTACCTTTTACAAGGGGACCTAGATTATTCCAACGGGTACCTGCAACCTTTCACCAGCACATAAATCAGGTAACTCTGCCCACAAAGGCTTCAGCAAATAGAAAGAAATCACCTAGCATTGTGGTATTTGATAGGATTTGACTCCTACTCTCCAAGGTTTTCAACCACTCCATTGACCTCTAGACCACACCCTTGGGTGCCAGTTATTAGACTTGAGCAAGTGCAACAAAGCTATAAAAGCATAGAACTGCTTAAAGGACCAAGCCTTTTACACAATGTACAATGTTAACTTCAAATAAATAGTGGAAGTTTGCAAAGCAAAAGGTACAAATGATAGAAGTACAATATACTAAAACAGATGGATTGTACTGAAGATAATAAATCTTCAAACAAAGTTAGCCTATCACTTATTAAGTTATACCTCTAGCGCAATCACAGCATCGAATTGTCTCTGTTCTTCAACCAGGCTTTCTGTCGACATAACATTCAATAGGGTCATTCTTCGAAGAATAATCTTTGATATTCAACTAAATTgggattttaaataaaacaagagAATTCGTTTTTCTTCAAATCAACAGATGTGTCAATAGCTAAAATTGTTATACATCATAGCTGAAAAGTACGTAACAACATAAACAAGAaccaaatcattaaaaatttcatgtcCTTGTGACATAGACTAATCTCCATATAACTAAAACACTTGAGCTTGATTCATGATTTCCTTTAACATTTTAAGTAGCTGGTCTGTAACTTAATTAGGCACAAGTTGTCTTGAAAAAAGGTCTTTTTTCTACTAAAAAATGAGATGGATATGTTTTTTTTCCAGGAAAGAGGACATAACTACAAAGAAAAGAGTCTAAAGAATCTAAAGCACAGACACAGAAGCAATTAAGTTCACCACAAAATCATCAAGCACACATCTTTTCTTTCACCAGGAATCTCACACACTGATATTTTTGCAAGTCCAAAAACAGTGCCAATCATTGAACACATGATAATTCAGCTAAGTTTTCACAGCGAGAAAATAAGCAACCACACAGTTGAGTGAAAACGGAAATTAGGGGTTATAACAACTACAAAGCTGAACTATCATGAAGCTGCAAATAATTAGTATGCAATCATGACCAATTACCCACCTTCCATACTCTCCATAAAGGAGGAGGAGGTTAACCAGTGATGATAATTGACCATGAACTACCCTAGGAGTCTCTGTTATGGTTCACGCAGCTAAACGGCAGTAATTTCACACTATTGCAGCTTAAATTGGaactacaaaaaataaaaattgcaaATGGAGATTGCAATAACATACAACAAGTTGGTCATCCGTCACTTCAACTATTTTGGAAAGAAAGTGAGGCTTTGCTAAGATGCCAAAAATTCATTTCCATTTGATAAGTTGAGCATGATTAAACCAGTGCTTGATCATTAACATGATTCATAACAAAAACCGATGTTATGCAGACTCGTTTTCCTTTTCTTTACTAAAGAAGGCACCAACatgataaaaaaagaaaagataatgtCTGTTCATTGTATATCGAGATAAAAGATTAACATGCACATAGAAGTCACCAATATTTGGACTAAATTCTCATCAAACAAGTATGGCATGTACCAGCTGTTGTGCACCGATATTCAATTGAAGAAGTTTGTGGATCCAAATCCTGAAAGAAATATCAGCATTCATAAGAATCCACCATATAGCATGTATACGGGTTTGACTCTCACAATTCAAAACTATCTGTTTAAAATAGCACTCTAGCTTAACAAAAAGCAAATCTATTGCTGAGATATGTCTAATCCTACCATTGTATATAATGGAAGTAAATTAGTTCTATGAAATTGTTTCAACTACTTCATCAACAACATTATTTTAGAGAATATGCTCTAGTAGGTTCTAGAACTTCTGTTGTTGCATAAAGACACAATAGTCCTTGAAAATTTTGACACAGGCTCAAGAGTTTTGCTTAGGCTGTTGGAAGGACAAgcacatatattatatatatatataaggatatactgaaaatatttttttggataaaaaataaGGAAGTCAATCATATTGGTTTAATACATATACCAGGAGTTAATATCCTACacatattatatttgaataccAAGACAACACAGCCACATGGACTAAAATTAGGTATTTTTGCAACTTAAATGCGATCTTTTGAACATGATTTAACTTTACACCCTTTTGGTTTTAGTATATCAACCATGGGAACGCCTTGGTGCAAATTTTGTCAGTGAAGCTCCAGAACATCACAGCATATATGAGTACAGGGAAACAATAGCATAAAGGAATTATCTGGCTTGTTCCCAGTTTGTGCAAAAAGGAAAACTCATACAGTGGAAGAGGCAAAAAGAGCTTGTgccattttctttaaaatataacaGAATCTATACATAACGCCTAGTTCTATCTTTACTAAATAGGTAACTTGCCAACCCATGGACCTTCTAATGTGTAGTAATGTACAACATCGGCTGTGAGACTAACAACAGGATTTCTATCCTGGAAGCACAAGACATTGGTCCTAATGAACCCCAATCTATTGATTCATCTCCACCCGATAATGCCTAGGCTTTGAccatttctttaattttcaaattgcCTAGAAGGAATCAAAAGAAAGATCTTGTTTCTTCAACATATTTTTATCTCTAGTGGACCTCTAAGTAGGATTTGAACCAAGATGAATAAACATCGTACGAACTTTTTTTTGCACTTGTTGTCAGTATTGACTATCTCTAATTAGGCAATGAACATTCAAGTGATCAGTTCAAAACCCttctaaatttttaacttttcttcCATCCCAAGCACTGTGACCTTCAAATGAACTATAATTTGACGAAGCAAAATTGTATTTGTCCCTCAAGGTAAGGAACCAATAAACTCGGAATCAATATAAGACTAGTAAATTTTGATGCCAATACTCATGATATCTAAGGTATGGGAAGATCCTTAAACTGTACATTAACCAGACAAGCAAAAAAAAACAGCAGTTTAATGGTGCATCCTGGAAACATTTAAGTAAACATACCGCATGAAGGCGAGCAATCTTAATATTTTTGTCTACAGCATCAACTCCCGTGACCGTAGCTCCCATTCGAGCCAAAGGCTGAATTAAGAGTAAAAATGAGATGTGTGTGACTATATGCAGCATGCTTAATATAAATATTCACTTCATTGAGTGACAAAGCCATTGTCTAAGTCTAACTAAGCTAACAATAGcacttacaaaaatattaggCTAATAATGGTAATCACAGGAGAAAAATATTCTGCCATATGCAAAGGTAAAGGTAAACTCCAATAGAATATTAAGCTTGACAAATGTATACCTCGGATAAAATTCCGCCTCCACAACCAACATCAACAAACTTCAGTCCTTCAAAAGGTCTAGTGCAATTTGGATCCTTTCTGATACAATAAAAATGTTTTAGCCTCCAGAGATGCAAGAAGAGTGAAAATAAGGTGGAGCTCCTAGGGCAATTTGGATCCTTTCTCAGCTATACTCTCCTTTTGCTTATCCATTACCTTCTCTATCCAATAGTGCTGTTTCTAAGCTCCTATTCATATTACATTTCCTTTCCCCTTTTCTCCCATACTGTACTATTAATTCCTTTCCTAACAACCCCCTCTAGTCTCAGACCAGCAAAGGCCAAAAGAATGTTCATTCTAATCATGAAATTCCCTCATAAGAGCAAATATAAGTATAGTTCGCGAAAAGAAGAATATGAACAACAAATCTAGCTAAATTCTTCTCTAACACAAGCGACATAATCCCTTCAACTTCAACATTACTATACAAGCATCAAACATTGGTCCTAAAAATAGAGAACGCCAACAAGTACTAAATGAAATATGAGATAACTCTTTGTATGCAATCTAATCTTTCAGACATTACATCCTCAATACTACCTGAAGTGCCGACAAAGAGTGGACCTAATAAAAGCAAGTCTTGTAGGGTTCATCAGATGTAATGGCTTAAAGGGTCCTTCTGCATCCCACCTGATTTAGCACAGGCTCACAATTGAATTCAGTATATTAAAGTGGAAAAgcaaatcaaatgaaaaagatTCAAAATTGCAGTTCCAAAACTCCCCCTCAGTCATTATTTATGGGATATTTTTCCTTACAGAGTTAATATGACTAATTTCAAAGCTAAattggaaatatttttaaaatttaaaactttagacattcaaaaattatactAGTTCATCTCCTGTCAATACAATGAAAAaactacattttaaaaaatatatatatattggtatCTACGCCTCAATTTCAAAGTAGTTCAGGTCGATTATATGAATCCTCAATAACCATTTCAACTCCATTTGAGCCCATTCATTCCAATACCCAAAAGAATTGCGgaaactttgaaaattaaatacCAGGTTTCGGCAATGGCAGAGAATTTGGCAAGTTCAAATTCATTGAGAGAACTTGAAGTTGTAGTAGAAGTATTAGGGGatggaggaggtggtggaggAGGATTTATCGGAGTTGGCTGAGAAGCTTCGGAATAAGATCGCCATGCTACATGATTTTGTGAGGTGGAGAAAATGGAAAGCGGGTCTCTGAGTTTATCAAAACGGACGTCGCTGAGTTGAGAGACTCTACAGAGAGATCTCAGTCGGTTCAAAACGAGCTTCGAAGCCATGAAGAACTCTTAAGAAAAATGGTGAAACGTGGAAGCTATAAGAGACCAACAGTTTTGTGCTTAACTGCTTATTATGTGTTGCACTGTTAGATGGCACGTCATAAAATTGGGCCTGGGTTGGGTCATTGGCCCAAGCCCAAGTGttttataggaaaaattacatgtaCCCAATATACAAATACCCAGATATACAATTATGacttcaattaatttttgtatatagaTAAATAACTATACAAATTTACTGATAAGGCAGTTattgaagtaataaatatacaaataatctACAACTAGATCATGAAATAAAAACACGTAACAATAGTTAAAAAGCAATACTGGATTGTCAACATCTTTAAAgattattttcatgaaataatcaAAATGAGGATGATCGTTTTTGATCACCCAATTGATAATCCTAGTGATGTGGCTAGAAACCTTGACATCAATCTTGTCATCAACATACGAACAACATTCATAAAATCAAACTTGCATTGAAAGGGGGAAGCCCTGAATTCTATAGTACTGTTCATTTGGTTTTATCTTGTTGTTGAACGATTTGTCAAGTTTATTAAAAGTCTACCTACCCAAAGAATAATCCATGAATCTACCTGTTCAACCAAATCAAAGTTCATCCTATCCATTTTTTTGGAGTAGGTTCGGCACACATGATgaattcatatatgtaatatagaATCCCAAACTTGTATGCATCCACCTAATTGTCGCCCTATACCTTTGCTCTAAAAGCTTTAACCAGTCGACCTTTAGTGAAGGAGCTTTGCCTAGAAAATACTCAGAGATAATTCTATTGGGTTGATTAGTATCAAAGCAAAATTCAGCAATACTGGAACAATTCAAAtcaaaaataattgtaaaatcCCTGATTGTGAAGCGAAGGGTTGTGACATTTGCATAAAAAAGTATTGCATTGGGAGAACTACCTTCCAACTCCCTCAATATGAAGCATTTAAACAATTGTGCTTGCGCATGACACCGTCTCATTGCTGTCAACTGAACAAGAAACGATGATAGacatatatgattatattgatttgGAGGCAAAATCTTCTAAAGCTCGTTCAATGTACTGATTTGTGTATAACATTGCATGTCGATTGTCTTTCTTTGACGGTATTTGCACATAAatctaattatatattaaaaaaattaaaaataaataatatttcaattaagTGTTGCATATAATTGCATTGttttatacaaaactaaaaaaaaaatataaataaactatttgtatttgtaattcttttgtatatatctacatactatattttttgtgtattagtatgtgtacatgaatatgataCTTAAACATGTCAATATACAACTGTCTATACGATTTTGTATATACTACATTGATATACaacttaatatatacttaacttcagtaatttgtatataactactaaaatatataaattataatatacaattatgaaTTAGTCATAAAGGTAACTAATACAATtgtcttttgtatatatatacaaactaTATTTACAAACTATATAAAATTGGGAGCCTTTTAATATACAATTCACTATACACGTATTAACTTAGTATACAGGTCATTATATACATAACTTAACTAATTTGTATAAACTAATAGAATATACAAATCCAGATAGACAATTACAATATAATTTAGGCATAAACTATACATCTACTCAAAGTACTTTTTTATGTGTTTCGTTTATATAACTAAGGAAATATACAGACAAATAAAACATGTGTGGattaaacatgcaatatactatatacaattatgtaaatatacaaaaattacttaaacatacaattttaagtatatttgtaCATAAGTAACAAAATATTCTATCTAAAATTGTGTTTTAAGTCACTACCTCATGATTCTGATGTTCTTCGGATCCgtcaatttcatattcactCTCCTCTGAATCACTGGTTATTGCTTTCCTCTTTGTTCCTCCTTGACAATTAATCACTAGCTATGGCGTTGTTTATAACTTTTTGAACTACCATTGGGTCATTTTTGTTCTTGGGGTCTCAATTCTTCCATTGATTTTTCATCTTGAACTTGTTTGGATTTTGCCAAAGACCCTACATTAACCCCAAAATCTTGAGTTAAACTCATTGTAACGAGGGTAATTTGTCAACAAAATTGACATGCAATGGCATACCTATGGTAGTCCTCATAGATGAAGATGATTCATTCATTCTGATTTTGAAGAACTTATAAACTAATAAGAAAGTACgattatttcaacaaaaaaattatgaaaaactaagaagcataatacatatacaattgttgaagaagaaaaaaataaaaaaaaagttgattcaTGGTTAGATTTTGGTGGTTACCTGGGAAGTTGAAATCAATACCAGAGAAAGAAGGTGAAATTTTTGTcagtttgaatttcaaaatcgGAGAGAAGGGGTGATTATAGGAGAAAGAGGTGGAATAGGAATAGAAAAGATAAAATTGATTtgcataaaattatatatgaaatcaAAAAAAGGTTTGTTATGGTTGGTATAAATTGAGGTGGTGGGTCCCATTAATTatggcaaaaaaaaaactataattatagaaagtaaataaattaaactatatatttattatataattacttaGGGGTGTTTGTCATTCCATgtaattttttccaaaaaattgattttggacTTTTAAACTTAAATAATGGCATAATCTAAATTTATTGTTACCTTATTTAACGCTACCGTCACtattcacataaaaaaaattgtataaattattttaaaaaaagggtcTATACAAAATTAAAGCTACCTAACAAACTAAACTATACCCATggaatgtaattatgtaaacaataaacatttaatgttatttcatcaaataagtttgtcatatatgaaattttctctattttactcgggaaaaattatctaaatacaCAACCAATGTACTTTACTATATTCTCAAAAATTCTCTATCATTTGCAAAAATTCATATTCTCTTCTATTTTTGGATATATTGGTCGAATTAGTTTACTTGATATATCGAGACGTTGAATGATGTATACGAAATTGAGACGCGATGTATGGGAACATTGAGGGATgtatttgaaattgaaacctgATGTATCTGGGCGTTTAAGGATGGATCTGGATtccatcaaatttaaaaaaaaaattgtaatttgaaaaagagtaagaatAGGCTATAATTAACTCTAACATTATAAAATTTGTGTGTTGAATTTGCGAGTTAATTTCACCATTTACCTCGTGATTATTTCTTATGTTGTGTTATGATTGATGTATTAAAGATAACATGCattatataatttctaaaagAAACTATTTGCTTACAACATTAATCTTTTGCATTgcttttatcattatttttctatGTATAGCATACTACCTAATAGAATGGTACCAAACAAGATACTTTTTCAACCTATGTACATACACCTTATTTACTGTTAAAGTATGTATAATAACTAATGCCTGAAAATTCATGTTATTAGTAAAGCAAAAATTTTAATGTATgcattaacataattaaagacaAAATAGCTGCTCAAAACATTTTCcacacacacatatattatAAATCACTTCGTAAGaaatataaacataactaaTTATAACTTTTAACTCTATTTTTATAAATCCTACCGAATGACCCATAAGTTTTACGTTTAAATGGTACAAACTTTACAAATTGATAGGATTTGCATCTACTCATTTACAAGCTGTTAAGCATTATTAATAACGAAACAAAATCAGTAGGAAACACCAGTAATCTGGCCACAGGCACAGAGACAAATGACAATCCAATGGTAAAATAGACATCGTAACAGTAACACTTAGCTGATTGGTGGGGAAAAAATTATAGACTATTTTAactaagaaaatagaaaaaaccaAAATTCGACTTATCAAAGCTTCCCAATTTGAACATTCTAAAAGAAATGAGAAGTGTAACAATCTTACAAAGAGGACTATAAATAATACAGAGGACAATCCACCACACGAAATTGTTATCGTAGAGAAAGTGTTTACGCCTTAATCAAAACAAAGGAGGTGAGGATCCTCACATGCTGCGGGCAAGTCAGGAAGTTGTCCGAATAATGACACTGCAGCTAATTGGCTGTAAGTACTAGCTCTTCTGCCAACTGATGTGTATGCTCTTGGTCAGTGAGACAAAAGGTTGCATCGATTGTAATACTGAACGTTAGGTTTCAGAGTTTTAAGAAAACATCCGAAGGAAGTTGTTGGCATATGCCATTGGCTTGACATCAGGATGTGGCTGCATACGAGGTAACGCAATGAAGATGACAAGAGTTAATCTACAGTGTTATGATGATAACATGGTAAAAACAACTCATGAGGCAACCCATTATAGGAGATGTGAGAATAGAAGTGTTAATATCAAGGAGTAAAAGGTCATTTCAAGATAAAAGTCACTAACCACTGCTGAAAATGTCACAATATTTGGCTTCATATCGGGAGCCTCAAATCGTATAAAAGCACCCTTGTTACCCATCTGCAACAAGCGAAGTGCATTTGAGGATATTGAATAAAACATTTCCATTCACATCAAAGAAACTTCATATAGGATATGACAGTGTATTAGTCATACAAAGAAATCATTGCAAGATCCTTCTCTACTACAGGAATACAAATGTATAGATAACACAGTTCCAGTTACTATAAAATTGACTTGTCCACGTAAATTGTCACAAAAAAGTAGCAGATATTATGACTATATCTGTACCTATTGAAATCAGTTTATGTACTTGAAAATATATAGATGCTAAGAACAAGACTTGCAATGAAACTGGACACCACGCCATCTGTGCAAATATGTCCACAGCACCATCTATCGAAGTTACTGACAAAGTCAACATCTAACAAATTCCAAATCTACCTTGAAGCAGAAAGTCATCATTTCCcatcattttaaaatactaaatgAAGCAACGGACTACAAGTTGTTTCAATACTAAACTTGACCGATAAACAGTGTCATTAAAAGCAAAAAACCTCTAAGATCCGTTGGGACTTTAAGCGCAAATTAAGCATAAACTTTAATAAAGAAAAAGCACAAAGGgagaaacaattaaaataaatatatatatatatatataNNNNNNNNNNNNNNNNNNNNNNNNNNNNNNNNNNNNNNNNNNNNNNNNNNNNNNNNNNNNNNNNNNNNNNNNNNNNNNNNNNNNNNNNNNNNNNNNNNNNNNNNNNNNNNNNNNNNNNNNNNNNNNNNNNNNNNNNNNNNNNNNNNNNNNNNNNNNNNNNNNNNNNNNNNNNNNNNNNNNNNNNNNNNNNNNNNNNNNNNNNNNNNNNNNNNNNNNNNNNNNNNNNNNNNNNNNNNNNNNNNNNNNNNNNNNNNNNNNNNNNNNNNNNNNNNNNNNNNNNNNNNNNNNNNNNNNNNNNNNNNNNNNNNNNNNNNNNNNNNNNNNNNNNNNNNNNNNNNNNNNNNNNNNNNNNNNNNNNNNNNNNNNNNNNNNNNNNNNNNNNNNNNNNNNNNNNNNNNNNNNNNNNNNNNNNNNNNNNNNNNNNNNNNNNNNNNNNNNNNNNNNNNNNNNNNNNNNNNNNNNNNNNNNNNNNNNNNNNNNNNNNNNNNNNNNNNNNNNNNNNNNNNNNNNNNNNNNNNNNNNNNNNNNNNNNNNNNNNNNNNNNNNNNNNNNNNNNNNNNNNNNNNNNNNNNNNNNNNNNNNNNNNNNNNNNNNNNNNNNNNNNNNNNNNNNNNNNNNNNNNNNNNNNNNNNNNNNNNNNNNNNNNNNNNNNNNNNNNNNNNNNNNNNNNNNNNNNNNNNNNNNNNNNNNNNNNNNNNNNNNNNNNNNNNNNNNNNNNNNNNNNNNNNNNNNNNNNNNNNNNNNNNNNNNNNNNNNNNNNNNNNNNNNNNNNNNNNNNNatatatatatatatatatattatatatatatattatatatatacatacatacatatatatatatatatatgtatgtatgtatatatattccAAGACTAATAGTTATAgcatgaatgacaaatatatgaacAAAAAGATTACGATAAAGTGAAATGCCAACTGTCTCGCCTCTTCAGAAGAGGCTCATTGGCAAGGAAAAGCATGTCGTAGAACCTTGATGACGACATTGAGGCGAGGCGAATCGCTCAACAAGTATTGGGCCTCGCTTCAGCACGCCTTTAACAACAGTAAATCACAGATATACAAGATCTATACACACCGGAAACTCTGCAGTGATTTTGATGAAGTGCTACATTTCAACCTAGAGGGACTTTTGAGGCAAAGGTGTTTTTTTGACTTGCAAATTGAGATTTTAATTGAACTAAAGTAGGATGAGCTCAAATAAACTCTTGAGAGGGGAATACATAGAGACAAATTACCTGGTCACAATAATTGGGAGCGGAAAAC contains these protein-coding regions:
- the LOC107024527 gene encoding ubiquinone biosynthesis O-methyltransferase, mitochondrial, translating into MASKLVLNRLRSLCRVSQLSDVRFDKLRDPLSIFSTSQNHVAWRSYSEASQPTPINPPPPPPPSPNTSTTTSSSLNEFELAKFSAIAETWWDAEGPFKPLHLMNPTRLAFIRSTLCRHFRKDPNCTRPFEGLKFVDVGCGGGILSEPLARMGATVTGVDAVDKNIKIARLHADLDPQTSSIEYRCTTAESLVEEQRQFDAVIALEVIEHVADPAGFCKSLSALTIPGGATVISTINRSMRAYATAIVAAEYLLHWLPKGTHQWSSFLTPEELVLILQRASISVQEMAGFVYNPLTGRWSLSDDISVNFIAFGTKSAKKDETLD